The following nucleotide sequence is from Anaerococcus sp. Marseille-Q7828.
TCTCTAGTAAGTCTTCCAATAAGTATAACTCTATTCATTGATTAGTCCTCTTTTCTGATAACCATGTATCTTAATACAAAATCTGAAAGTCTTAGTCTTCTTTCAAATTCTCTGATATGGTCTGGAAGAGAATCAAATTCTACGATGTAATAATAACCATCTCTGATGTCATTAATTTCGTAAGCTAATCTTCTTTTTCCCCAGTCATCAACGTTAGTAACTGTACCATTTTCTTCTATGATAGTTTTAAATCTATCTAGTAGGTCAGTTCTACCTTGATCAGTCATATCAGGTTTAAAAATTATAACTGCTTCGTATTTATTCATTTTTTCACCTCCCTATGGTCTATGACCCCGTTAATTTCTTACGGAGTAGAGTGTTACTGGTATATTCTACTATCGCTACTATTGGTTGTCAAGGTTAATTTTTCTCATAATCCTATTATTCCTAAGATTAAAATTATTAATGGAAGAGCTACTGCCACTATATAGTCAGTCTTTTTAACATACATTATTTTATAATTTGTTCTATCCTCACCAAATCCTTTTGCTTCCATTGAGGAGGCAATATTATCTGAAAACCTAACAGATCTAACTAAAAGTGTGAATATAGGTCTAATATTTAAAAAACCATGACTCATACTTCGAATATCATAGGATAACTTTATATTCTCCAAATCATTTTTTAAGTTAGGTATCATATTTATAGCTGATAGGATACCATATGCCAAGTTATTAGATAAATTTAATTGCTGAGTGAAGCTATATATAAGTTCTTTAGAGTCAGTCGTCATGGAATATGATATTCCTAAAAGAGCATAAGCTAAAATTTTGGATCCTAGCACTAGACCATTCTCAAAGTTTGCATGTATATTATTATTTATCGATGCTGTTAAACCCGAGGCTGAAAATTTATATCCTGCCATAAAAAAACTTAAAGACAGTAGTAATACAGGTACTAATGCAAGTAAAATACTTTTAAACTTCACTCTCTTAGAAGTTAATAGAAAAATAATTCCTATTCCCGTCACAAAAAAATTGAGCCTATAAGAAGTGAAAAATCCTACTATTAATGAGCTAAGAAAGATACTTATAGTTTTAAAGCTGGGGTTCATCTTATCAAGCAATTTTAATCACCTTTTTATCTGTTATTTTATATTCAAGATCGGCGTATAACTTTACTAAGTTTTTGTCGTGGCTAGTAAAGATGATTGTAATATCTTTGGATAAACGCTTCAAATCATCCATTATGAGACTAGCATTTTTTAGATCCTGACCGTATGTAGGTTCATCAACTAGCAATAAATCTTTATTTAGTGTAAGCATTGTTATTACTGCAAGCCTTCTTTGCTCTCCTTGGGATAGCATCCATGGAGATTTTTCAATATATCTGTCTAGTCTATAAGATTTTAATAATTCCTTGGTTACTTGGCTAACATTTTCATAATCTCTTTCACCAGTAAGTTCCATTAAAACATTGGTAGTTACAAATTGAAGTGTTGGATCTTGAAAAACCAAGCCGATTTTTTTAAGTAACTCTTTTCTTCTGAAGTTCTTTAATTCTTTTCCCCAAATCTTTATCGAACCACCATAAGAGATTTGTTTAAGCAAAACTTTAAATATGGTACTTTTCCCAGCTCCACTATCTCCTGTTAGAGCAATCAACTTTTTTTCTGGGAAGGAAAAAGATGCGTTTTTTATAATTTGATTGATCTTATTATTAGATTTATAGGATAAATTTATGTTATCTGCTTGGATAAAATCATCTGTATGATTTATATTTTTTATCTTAATATTCTCACCATCAATCATCAGCCCATTTTCTATAAAAATTTTCTTCATATCATCACATTGATTTTGAAGTTTGATATTATTGTCTATTATCTCGCCATCTGACCCTAATATGACTACTCTATCTACAAAATCCCAAAGTTCCAACCTATGATCAATTATCAAATAAGAAGAGCCTTCATTTAATCTTTTCCTTATTATTTTTTGCAATTCCGAAGTAGAATCGTCATCTATATTTGCAAAGGGCTCATCTAGCACATAAAGTTGGCTATCAATCATATCTATGGCACAAAAAGCTACTTTTTGTAGTTGGCCACCTGATAGGCTATCAAATTTTTGGTCCAGTAAATCTAATAAACCGTGTTTATTTGCTTGATTTATTGCTAATTTTTCAATACGCTCCCTAGGAGTCTTAAGGTTTTCTAAAACGAATATTAATTCTTCTCTTAAGTTTTGTGTGCAAAGTGACAATCTTGCATTTTGAAATGATACAACTAGATGTTGATAGCGATTATAAGTTTTAAAATTTTCTATGTCCTCATTTGCAATAGTTAATCTGTCAAAGTCTACGTTCGCAGACATATTTTTATAATATCCACTTAAAACAGAAGCAAGAGCTGATTTTCCTGATCCGCTTTTACCACAAAGCAATACTATCTCTCCTTTTTCAATGTTAAGATTTATGTTTTTAAGAACTGGTTCATTCTTAATCCAAAGAGATAAGTTGTCAATTATAAGAAGATTATTAGTTTGTTCTGTCACTGATAACTCCAGTTTGATATAGCTTATCACAAATGAATTTTGCTAAAAAACCTGTAAAAATTAACGAGGATATTAATCTAATTACAAAAATCATTAGAACAATAGATAAATCTAGGGTCCAATATTGGTTCCTAAAACCTGTCCATAAAAAGGTAAATATTGTACAAAATACAGCAGCCATCATTGTAGTTTTATATGAATAGTCTTTATAATTACCTATTTTAAATGCAAGCTCAACTCCAAGACCTTGGATGATACCACTTATTATTACCATTGGTCCAAACATATTTCCTAATAGCACCTCTATAAGTGCAGAAATAACTTCGGTCACTACACCTACCATTGGCTTTTTTATGATATAAGTTGCTGTAACAGCAGCCATAAACCAGATACCATAAAATGGTTCGTAGCCTAGAATCCCATATCCAGATGGTGTTAGACTCGTAGTTGCAAAAGCTCCTAAGTATACTGCTCCTAAATATATTAGCCCATAAATAACAGATAATAGACCCATCAAAACAAAATCACTTGTTTGAAGTTTATTTTTAATCATTATCCTCTCCTAGTTTTTTTCTGGTAAATTGCAAAGTAATTGAGCTTCAATTACAAAGTGACTGACTTTATTTTCTAAATAAGTATAAATATCTGCAAGATATGAAAAAATATCATGAACATCTGCATTTAAAAAAGTTACGTAATGACCTGTCCCTGATATAACACCCATATCTATTCCTCTATTTACAACTGTCTCTATTTCACTCATATAATTATTATCACCAAAAATATATAAAGAAAATTTACCAGTGATATCAAAATGCTTGTCTTTTATATAATCTTCATTTATTTTTTTATCTTCTGCTTCTAATAAATAATCAGCGTCGGTATCTCCTGGGCAGCCCTTAGATAAGGTTAAGTTCATACTCATATGAACATCATTCCTGTATGCATTTATATAAAAAGCTTTAAGAGCATCAAATAAAGCATTGGTTTGGCCCCTGTATACTGTGGATGTATTATCTGTTTGTGTCCATAAGTTCGATGTATCAGTTTTATCTAAAGCCCCTAGGATAATTTCAATAAAATCATCTGACATAGGCGACAGACTAAATCTCGCTCCTGATATACCAAGTTTCGAACCAGATATACCACAGCTGGTATTGGAATAATCAACATAAGCAATTTTTGACATAAAAAAACTCCTTTTCCTCCTTGTATTCGGAAAAAGAGATATCCCCTATCAATCTATCTCCCTACGCAACAATTACGTTGATCAGGTTAGCGGGTATAATCTCAGCATAACGCACCCCGAATATCAAGTACTATTATATTTTTCTGACCTAGTATAGCATAATTTTATTCTCTTATCAAATTTAATTTATCTTTTGAGTAATAAATTGCATTGGCAATTGCACGACTCATAGCATCTGCCGCCATTACTCCAACCATGTTAAGATCGGCAGTAATTTCATTAGTAGCTAGTGAAAAAATTGTATCCCCATCAAAGCCTGTATGAACAGGATTTATAGCTCTTGCAAAGCCATCGTGGGTCATTTGGGCAATCTTTTTAAGTTTAGTCTTATCAAAACTAGCATTTGTTGCAACTATACCTATGGTAGTGTTTTTATTGGCCAAATCTGAAAAATCAGCCATAACCCTGCTCATAGCATCAGTAGTTTTTAGAATTTGTCCATTTGCCATCGGTCCTGCTATTTGGATGTTTTTGTCATAATCATATATATCGCCAAAGGCGTTAACAGCAACTAGGGCCGATACTATTAGGTCACCTTCTTTTATAGTTGCAGAGCCTAAACCAGATTTCATAACATGGTCCATGCCTAGGATTTTGCCAACAGTAGCTCCAGTTCCAGCCCCAATAATCCCTTGTCTATTTTCATCAAAAGATGCATTCTTATAAGCTTCGATACCCATCTTAGCATCTGGTCTAATCTTGCAATCCTTGTAGGCTAGGTCAAATAGGACAGCTTGGCTTACTATTGGAACTATACCTACTCCAACATCTAGACCTTGGCCATCTTCTTCTAGGGCTTTCATCACTCCACTTGCAGCATCCAAGCCATAAGCTGATCCGCCACTTAGTATTATTGCATTTACAGATTCGACAGTGTTAATCGGATCTAATAAATCAGTTTCACGAGTTCCTGGAGCTGATCCTCTTACTTCAACAGAGCAGGTATTGCCTTTTGGCGGTATCAAAACACTAAGGCCTGTACCTGCTTCCAAGTTTTGGGCATGTCCTATCTTTATTCCCTTTATATCAGTAATATATCCTTCATACATTTTTATTTTCCTTTAACTATTCTCCAATATCTTCATTCCTATACTTATCCATCATCTGACCAAAAACTTCGGCACTTGATGGTGGAGTATAGCTGATAGCATTGGCTCCTGCTTTAATAGTTTCTAGTATTTGTTCGCCATTCTTACCACCTGTTGCAATTATTGGGAATTTGGGACCAATATCTGCCCTAATCTCCCTAAGTAAATCTGCTGTATACTTTCCGCCAGAAACGTTAAGAACCTCTGCCCCTGCCTCAATCTTACCAATATAATCGTCATTTAGACTGGTAACAGTTGCTATTACTGGTATGTCAATAAAATCAGCAATTTCTTTGATGTCCGTATTTGGCATAGGAGAATTTACAACAACTCCATAGGCTCCTGCAAGCTCTGCGTCAATCGCTATATATTTACTCCTTAAACCTTGGGTGGTACCCCCACCAACTCCTACAAAACAAGGTACATTTGATACACTAAGTATGGCATCAGAGATTGACCTTTGTGGAGTGTATGGATAAACAGCCATCACGCTATCAGCGTTGGAATTTCTAATGATAGCTAAGTCTGTTGTAAAAAGTAGTGACTTAATTCTTTTCTCAAAAATTTTGATCCCAGAAGCTTGGTATACTTCCTCAGGAACAGTAATAAATGATTTTCTTAACTTCGAATGAACTTGTGGTATGTATTTTTCTTTTTTCTCAGTCATAGGCTTCCTTTCATTTCTTTATCATACTAATTACATACCCTAGGATATGCGCCTTAATCTAAAATGTAGACTAAAAAATGAAGCTAAATCCATAATTAGATTGTAGCTTCATTTACAATTATCAATCCTTGTTAAAAATATCTCTTGTATAGACTTTGTCTTTGACATCCAAAAGCTCATCGGCTAATCTATTAGCGACTATGATATCTAGCTTTTTGAACTCTTCCAGGTCATTTTCTACCCTTAAACCTTCAAAATAATTTTCAGCAAGATTTGGCTCATAGATTATGACCTCTGTCTTATCTTTGATATTTTCTATGACATCAAAAATGGCAGATTTTCTAAAATTATCAGAATCCTTTTTCATTACCAAACGGTAGATGCCAACTGTCTTTGGCTTATCTCTAAGGATCCTATCGCTTATATAATCTTTTCTGATTTGATTGGATTCGATTACTGCACCAAACATTGAATTTGGAACATTTTCAAAATTTGCATAAAGTTGCTTGCTATCTTTTGGCAGACAATAGCCACCATAACCAAAGGATGGATTGTTGTAATAATTGCCTATCCTTGGATCAGTAGAAACACCCTCTATAATATCTTTTGTAGAAAGACCTTTGATTTCTGCAAAGGTGTCAAGCTCGTTAAAATATGATACACGCATAGCAAGATAGGTATTTGCAAATAATTTTACTGCCTCAGCTTCTGTCGAATCCATATATAAAACTTCAGGATTGTTAAGAGCCTGGTCTTGGTATAGCTTGGCAATATTTTGACCTAATTTTGTTTTGTCACCCACAATTATCCTTGATGGATTTAGGCTATCGTAAAGAGCCTTGCCTTCCCTAAGGAATTCTGGTGAAAATATTATATTGTCACTATCATATTTCTTTCTTTGGCCTGCTGTATATCCGACAGGAATAGTTGATTTGATCAAAATTGGCAAATCACTATTTATTTTTTTTATATTTCCTATTGCCTCATCTACAAAAGATGTATCAAAGAATTTAGTCTCCTCATCATAATTTGTTGGCAAGGCAAGTATAGCCAAGTCAGCATCTTTCAAATCTTCTTCATAATCTTTTTGTGCTGTGAAATCTAATTCTTTTTCTGCTAGGTAGCTTTCTATATATTCATCTTTTAGAGGTGATTTTTTATTATTAATTAAATTTATTTTTTCTTCATTAACTTCTATACCAATAACTTGGTTTGATTGGCTAAGCAAGATAGCGTTGGCCAAACCTACATAACCCAATCCAAATACTAAAATTTTCATAAACTCTCCTTGTTAATAGATATATTTTACAAGTTTATAAATACATTACAAATTAATTTGTTAACTTATTATTTTTAATAAAAGCAACAAATTCATAGGGTCTTAATAGTAGGTTTTTTACTATTCTTCTTTTGCCATAGTTACCAATTAAATAAGAAAAGTCGTATAGGTCTAGGAAATGAAACCTGATGTCTACTAGTACTTCCTTCTGGCTGAAATTACCAAAAACAAGGACCTTTTCTCCATCATAGCTTCTTATATAAGCATAGATATCCGAATCATTTACAAAAATTTGCCTGTAACTACCCATACTTAGTGCAGGTATTGAGTTTTTGTAGGATAATATATACTTATAGAAGTCCCTGATGCTTTTGCTATAACTGGAAAATTTATAAGCATTTGTATTATTAATACCACTTGCAAAACCAAGTTCTTCCAAGCTTTTTATCATCACCGCTCCCCTGTGAAAATAGCTTATGCCACAAAGAAGGCTCACAGACTGGTAGGGGTAATTCTTTGTATTTGTAAAGGATTGGAAGCTCTGGTCTAGTTTTATTATTTGATTAATATTTTGGTTATTTTCCATAGCTTGGATTGTCGCTGTATACTTCTTATATTCTATGAAAGATAAGACCTCATTATCTATATCAACATATGAAAAATTATTATAGATAGGATTTGATAGGTAGTTTAAGTAATATGGATTTTTACTAGTTTCCACTATGCTAACAATCCCATCTTTGTTAATAGTATTTTTACTAAACTCTTTTATTAAAGAAAGATAAGAATTATCGTCTATCAATTCATCAAGACTTGTAAAATAAAAACCACTTATGCCACGTTTTACCAAAAAATTTATAAATTGATAAAAGGAATTTCTAATCTTGGGGTTTGACCAAGCAAAATCTTCTCCTATAAGCTTTTTAAGGATAATTGCTATGTCTATATTTAAAAACAATCTTATGCTATTTGTCTTCAAATAAGAAGCCAAGGAGAAAAGTTGATCCAACTCTTCTAAATTTTCAAAATTATCTAGCAAAATTCCATTAACACTAATATCTCTATAGTATTTGATGGTTTTTATATCTTTTATTTTATATTCTTTATAAATAATCAGATTTTCCATATATACCTCATTTATATGTTACATTTTTCCTGTAATATATAAAGAAGCTGGGTATAGTAATATAATTACGAAAAGAGGTATGAATGTTAGAACTAAAAAATATTTCTAAAATATATAAGACAGGCGACTTCGAACAAGTTGCCTTAGATGATGTATCTATAGCCTTTAGGGAGAATGAATTTGTCTCTATTTTGGGCCAATCTGGTGGTGGCAAAACCACCCTTTTAAATATAATTGGTGGTCTAGATCATTACACTAGCGGAGATTTATTGATAGATGGTAAGTCTACAAAAGATTTTACAGATAATGATTGGGACTACTATAGGAATGTATCAATAGGCTTTGTATTCCAATCCTACAATCTAATAAGCCACCAAAGTATACTTTCAAATGTCGAACTTGCCCTTACCCTATCTGGGGTTAGCAAAGATAATAGAAGAAAAAGAGCAGTAGAAGCCTTGGAGAAGGTCGGCTTAAAAGATCATATAAAGAAAAAACCAGCAGAGCTTTCAGGTGGACAAATGCAAAGAGTAGCTATAGCCCGTGCTCTTGTTAACAATCCAGAAATTGTCCTTGCCGATGAGCCAACTGGAGCTTTGGATAGCGAGACTAGCAAGCAGATAATGGATTTGCTTAAAGAAATAGCCAAAGATAGGCTTGTGATAATGGTAACCCACAATCCAGACTTAGCCAAATCCTACTCAAATAGGATTATAAATATCAAAGATGGACAAATTATCGGCGATTCCAACCCTTATAAAATAGAAGAAAAAAGTAATAAATTTTCTCCAAAGAGAATAAAACTAGCCCTTCCTACAGCTATAAGCCTTTCTTTTAATAACCTCCTTACGAAAAAGGCAAGAACCTTACTTACTGCCTTTGCTGGATCTATTGGAATAATAGGCATAGCCCTCATTCTTTCCATTTCTACAGGAGCCAATGACTTTATAGAAGATAGCCAGAGAAAGGCACTTAAATCTTATCCAATACAGATTAAAAAGGAATCGATTAATATAAGCGAGATGATCACTCCTCCAAAGACTGAAGAGAAAAACCATAAAGATGATAAGATCTATACCAACAATTTTGTCATTGACCGTAGGTCTGACTTTGCTTCAAATGTAAGGGAAAACAACCTCACTCCTTTTAAGAATTTTATAGAAGAAAACAAGGGAGAATTGGAAGAA
It contains:
- the rpsF gene encoding 30S ribosomal protein S6; its protein translation is MNKYEAVIIFKPDMTDQGRTDLLDRFKTIIEENGTVTNVDDWGKRRLAYEINDIRDGYYYIVEFDSLPDHIREFERRLRLSDFVLRYMVIRKED
- a CDS encoding energy-coupling factor transporter transmembrane component T gives rise to the protein MNPSFKTISIFLSSLIVGFFTSYRLNFFVTGIGIIFLLTSKRVKFKSILLALVPVLLLSLSFFMAGYKFSASGLTASINNNIHANFENGLVLGSKILAYALLGISYSMTTDSKELIYSFTQQLNLSNNLAYGILSAINMIPNLKNDLENIKLSYDIRSMSHGFLNIRPIFTLLVRSVRFSDNIASSMEAKGFGEDRTNYKIMYVKKTDYIVAVALPLIILILGIIGL
- a CDS encoding ABC transporter ATP-binding protein, giving the protein MTEQTNNLLIIDNLSLWIKNEPVLKNINLNIEKGEIVLLCGKSGSGKSALASVLSGYYKNMSANVDFDRLTIANEDIENFKTYNRYQHLVVSFQNARLSLCTQNLREELIFVLENLKTPRERIEKLAINQANKHGLLDLLDQKFDSLSGGQLQKVAFCAIDMIDSQLYVLDEPFANIDDDSTSELQKIIRKRLNEGSSYLIIDHRLELWDFVDRVVILGSDGEIIDNNIKLQNQCDDMKKIFIENGLMIDGENIKIKNINHTDDFIQADNINLSYKSNNKINQIIKNASFSFPEKKLIALTGDSGAGKSTIFKVLLKQISYGGSIKIWGKELKNFRRKELLKKIGLVFQDPTLQFVTTNVLMELTGERDYENVSQVTKELLKSYRLDRYIEKSPWMLSQGEQRRLAVITMLTLNKDLLLVDEPTYGQDLKNASLIMDDLKRLSKDITIIFTSHDKNLVKLYADLEYKITDKKVIKIA
- a CDS encoding ECF transporter S component, with product MIKNKLQTSDFVLMGLLSVIYGLIYLGAVYLGAFATTSLTPSGYGILGYEPFYGIWFMAAVTATYIIKKPMVGVVTEVISALIEVLLGNMFGPMVIISGIIQGLGVELAFKIGNYKDYSYKTTMMAAVFCTIFTFLWTGFRNQYWTLDLSIVLMIFVIRLISSLIFTGFLAKFICDKLYQTGVISDRTN
- a CDS encoding YkoF family thiamine/hydroxymethylpyrimidine-binding protein, with the protein product MSKIAYVDYSNTSCGISGSKLGISGARFSLSPMSDDFIEIILGALDKTDTSNLWTQTDNTSTVYRGQTNALFDALKAFYINAYRNDVHMSMNLTLSKGCPGDTDADYLLEAEDKKINEDYIKDKHFDITGKFSLYIFGDNNYMSEIETVVNRGIDMGVISGTGHYVTFLNADVHDIFSYLADIYTYLENKVSHFVIEAQLLCNLPEKN
- a CDS encoding P1 family peptidase gives rise to the protein MYEGYITDIKGIKIGHAQNLEAGTGLSVLIPPKGNTCSVEVRGSAPGTRETDLLDPINTVESVNAIILSGGSAYGLDAASGVMKALEEDGQGLDVGVGIVPIVSQAVLFDLAYKDCKIRPDAKMGIEAYKNASFDENRQGIIGAGTGATVGKILGMDHVMKSGLGSATIKEGDLIVSALVAVNAFGDIYDYDKNIQIAGPMANGQILKTTDAMSRVMADFSDLANKNTTIGIVATNASFDKTKLKKIAQMTHDGFARAINPVHTGFDGDTIFSLATNEITADLNMVGVMAADAMSRAIANAIYYSKDKLNLIRE
- a CDS encoding hydrolase, which produces MTEKKEKYIPQVHSKLRKSFITVPEEVYQASGIKIFEKRIKSLLFTTDLAIIRNSNADSVMAVYPYTPQRSISDAILSVSNVPCFVGVGGGTTQGLRSKYIAIDAELAGAYGVVVNSPMPNTDIKEIADFIDIPVIATVTSLNDDYIGKIEAGAEVLNVSGGKYTADLLREIRADIGPKFPIIATGGKNGEQILETIKAGANAISYTPPSSAEVFGQMMDKYRNEDIGE
- a CDS encoding nucleotide sugar dehydrogenase; translation: MKILVFGLGYVGLANAILLSQSNQVIGIEVNEEKINLINNKKSPLKDEYIESYLAEKELDFTAQKDYEEDLKDADLAILALPTNYDEETKFFDTSFVDEAIGNIKKINSDLPILIKSTIPVGYTAGQRKKYDSDNIIFSPEFLREGKALYDSLNPSRIIVGDKTKLGQNIAKLYQDQALNNPEVLYMDSTEAEAVKLFANTYLAMRVSYFNELDTFAEIKGLSTKDIIEGVSTDPRIGNYYNNPSFGYGGYCLPKDSKQLYANFENVPNSMFGAVIESNQIRKDYISDRILRDKPKTVGIYRLVMKKDSDNFRKSAIFDVIENIKDKTEVIIYEPNLAENYFEGLRVENDLEEFKKLDIIVANRLADELLDVKDKVYTRDIFNKD
- a CDS encoding alpha-glucosidase C-terminal domain-containing protein; the encoded protein is MENLIIYKEYKIKDIKTIKYYRDISVNGILLDNFENLEELDQLFSLASYLKTNSIRLFLNIDIAIILKKLIGEDFAWSNPKIRNSFYQFINFLVKRGISGFYFTSLDELIDDNSYLSLIKEFSKNTINKDGIVSIVETSKNPYYLNYLSNPIYNNFSYVDIDNEVLSFIEYKKYTATIQAMENNQNINQIIKLDQSFQSFTNTKNYPYQSVSLLCGISYFHRGAVMIKSLEELGFASGINNTNAYKFSSYSKSIRDFYKYILSYKNSIPALSMGSYRQIFVNDSDIYAYIRSYDGEKVLVFGNFSQKEVLVDIRFHFLDLYDFSYLIGNYGKRRIVKNLLLRPYEFVAFIKNNKLTN